The DNA region CTGGCGCGGGGCGCAGCGAACCCCACCTTTCCACCGCGCCCAAACTTCCCCCCCCCCCCCCCCCCCCCCCCGACGCAGTCCAGGCGCTCTTCGTGATCGACTAAACATCTGCCAGTGCTGCCTGATACCGTAATTCTGGACGCGAAACTCGAGCGCCTGTTCTGGTAGGTCGGTCTCCGGATGCCCAGTCGGTCGAGCAGACTGTGCGGCATCGACCTGCCGCTGTGTCGCTGGCAAGTAATCACGGCTGCGTGGAAGTTCGGCGATGATAGCGAGGAGCTGAGTTCCCCCACGGCCTTGCCGGAACCCCTCTCGGACATAGCCAAAGTCCACGGGGCTATCGGTGAGAAGACACCTGAAACCGTTCTTCCCTTGTTTCGTGCCCGCTGCAACGCGACGCTTATCGGCAGGCGTTCCTGTGCGAACATCGAATCGATACGTCATAGTGCGCTTGTCTACGACGGGCTCAAGCCATGCGAGATTGCCGTTCTTGCTCGACAGCCAGAAAGTGCTGATTAGTGGAACGTGCTTTCCGCCCGCGGCCGGGTCAGGGCTGCGCACTGTGCGCGCCCAAATCCAGGCGATGACGTTCGCTTCGCCGCCTCCATTCTCCTTTGGAAGGTGCGCTTTCGGGTAAAGATGGCCAACCTTCTGCCTTGCCCGGTCGCGAACCAGCGCTCCGTAGTACCGCACATCGGCCGCAAGACCGTGTGTACCGCGCCAGGCATCAGTCCCGCCAATGGACTTCCGGTCCTCCGGGTTGACTGGTGGATGATTCGTCCAGCGGGGAGCAAGCTCCAGATTGCACTTGTTTAGCAGCACGGCGACGGGATTTAGGTCGGCGGCGTGCGCTTCAAACCCCAGGCGGTTGGCCTCAAGCGGGATCGAGCCGCCGCCGGCGAACGGGTCGTAGAGTGCGGGCAGCTTACCCTCGCAGTGCTTCAACATCTCGGCGTGGGCCGCCGCGTAAACTTCCGGGTGATCATGCAGGCGTTTTTCCATCATGCTGCGAAGGATGTTGAAGAGACGCTCGCGCTCCGCGTTCTGCGCTTCCTCGGTCGGAAAGCGGTCCGGATGTTCGGACGGATCGTCCACGGCGGAAGCAAAAAGCACTGCCCTGGCAGTAGGCAGCGGCAGGCGTGCCCACCAATGATGAATGCCCTTCGGATGTGGGCCGATGCCGGGCATCTTGTCGTACGCCGACGCGTCGTTAATCTCCGGCAATGGCAGGGCGACTTCGATCAGTTTCTTTCGATATGTCGTCATACTCAATGCCCTTCACTCCTCCAGGCCGTCGATTGCCGGGTCAGCAACAGGGATCGTCCCAATCGCCGGGATCAAGGCCCTTGTGCTGGAGAATGCCGCGCAATCGCTCGATCTCACGACGTTGCTCGCACACGACGTGAGCCGTGAATTTGCCCCAGTCGTCAAACCCATCCGCAGCTTCCTTCTGCCGTTTGTAAGCGTCCGTCATTTCTCGCCGCGTGGCGGCTTCGTCGGCCGTATTCTCGCGAGCCAATCATCACGCTCCGTTTCTGGAAAATGCTCAGGTTCATTTTCTACGGCCCCCGCGTTTAGCGTGAGACGGTTGCCGACGCGGCCGACTCGCGTTGGCCTCCCTTGCCTTCGATGCCCTTGCACGCCCTATCTTGCCTGCCTCGCTGAGTTCGGCCTCGATTTCCTCGACGGTCGGCAATGCGGACTGAAGGTTCTTGGGCAGCGCCCGGGTCAGTTCGTATTCCGAAACGCCGATCGGCTTGTTCACGCCGCGGAGTGCGTATTCCGCAACAATGTGATTACGGTCCTGGCAGAGGATCAGGCCGATGGAGGGACTGTCGTTTGCGTGGCGGAGTTTGTCATCCACGACGCTCAGGTAGAAGTTCATCTTGCCGGCGTACTCGGGCTTGAACGCGCCGGTCTTCAGGTCAATCACGACGAAGCAGCGAAGCTTCAGGTGGTAAAACAGCAGGTCCACGTAGAAATCGCTTTCGCCCACGTCGAGGTGAAGCTGCCGGCCGACAAACGCGAAACCCTGGCCGAGTTCAAGCAGGAAGCGCTCCAACTCGCGGAGGAGGTTCGCTTCCAGTTCGCGCTCGTGGAACGGCTCATCCAGCGTGAGGAAATCGAAGACGTACGGGTCTTTCAGCGTCTCGCGGACAAGGTCGGATTGCGGAGCGGGCAGAAGCCGGTCGAAATTCGTGACGGCCTTGCCCTGCCGGGCGTGGACTTCGGAGCGGATCATCGAGGCCAGTGTGTTGCGGCTCCAGCCCTCGGCGAGGGCCTGCTGCATGTACCATTGCCGGGTGGGCAGGTGTTTGACCTTCTCCAGCAGAATGACGTGGTGTGCCCACGGGAGGGACCAAAGGAGCGTGTCGGGAGCAATGTGCGCGGGTTCATCCGCCGGAGCGGGCAATTGTGCCACCGACGGTGGCACGTTCGAGCCCTTTCGCAATTGGGCCACAGGCTGTGGCCCAATTAGCGTGGCGTCGGAATACTCGCGATAAAAAGCGAGCATCCGCTTGATGTTGCGTTCGGAGAAGCCTTTCTCT from Phycisphaerae bacterium includes:
- a CDS encoding DUF1156 domain-containing protein; translated protein: MTTYRKKLIEVALPLPEINDASAYDKMPGIGPHPKGIHHWWARLPLPTARAVLFASAVDDPSEHPDRFPTEEAQNAERERLFNILRSMMEKRLHDHPEVYAAAHAEMLKHCEGKLPALYDPFAGGGSIPLEANRLGFEAHAADLNPVAVLLNKCNLELAPRWTNHPPVNPEDRKSIGGTDAWRGTHGLAADVRYYGALVRDRARQKVGHLYPKAHLPKENGGGEANVIAWIWARTVRSPDPAAGGKHVPLISTFWLSSKNGNLAWLEPVVDKRTMTYRFDVRTGTPADKRRVAAGTKQGKNGFRCLLTDSPVDFGYVREGFRQGRGGTQLLAIIAELPRSRDYLPATQRQVDAAQSARPTGHPETDLPEQALEFRVQNYGIRQHWQMFSRSRRAPGLRRGGGGGGGEVWARWKGGVRCAPRQ
- a CDS encoding DUF1016 family protein, yielding MTKRNTHNNLTVSPGFPTLLKEIKARIQQAQTRAIMAANAELVRLYWDIGRLIDARQEREGWGAAVIPRLASALHNELPEEKGFSERNIKRMLAFYREYSDATLIGPQPVAQLRKGSNVPPSVAQLPAPADEPAHIAPDTLLWSLPWAHHVILLEKVKHLPTRQWYMQQALAEGWSRNTLASMIRSEVHARQGKAVTNFDRLLPAPQSDLVRETLKDPYVFDFLTLDEPFHERELEANLLRELERFLLELGQGFAFVGRQLHLDVGESDFYVDLLFYHLKLRCFVVIDLKTGAFKPEYAGKMNFYLSVVDDKLRHANDSPSIGLILCQDRNHIVAEYALRGVNKPIGVSEYELTRALPKNLQSALPTVEEIEAELSEAGKIGRARASKAREANASRPRRQPSHAKRGGRRK